Proteins co-encoded in one Pseudophryne corroboree isolate aPseCor3 chromosome 1, aPseCor3.hap2, whole genome shotgun sequence genomic window:
- the ENC1 gene encoding ectoderm-neural cortex protein 1, whose translation MSVSIHENRKSRASTGSMNIYLFHKSSYADNVLTHLNLLRQQCLFTDVLLLAGNRSFPCHRAVLAACSRYFEAMFSGGLKESQANEVNFHSAIHPEVLELLLDYAYSSRVIINEENAESLLEAGDMLEFEDIRDACAEFLEKNLYPTNCLGMLLLSDAHQCTKLYELSWRMCLTNFQTICKTEDFLQLPKEMVIQLLSNEELETEDERMVYESAMNWVNYDLNKRHCYLSELLQTVRLALLPAIYLMENVAMEELIIKQKKSKELVEEAIRCKLKILQNDGVVTSMCAKPRKTGHALFLLGGQTFMCDKLYLVDQKAKEIIPKADIPSPRKEFSACAIGCKVYITGGRGSENGVSKDVWVYDTLHEEWSKAAPMLVARFGHGSAELKHCLYVVGGHTAATGCLPASPSVSLKQVEQYDPASNKWTMIAPLREGVSNAAVVSAKLKLFAFGGTSVSHDKLPKVQCYDPSENRWSVPATCPQPWRYTAAAVLGTQIFIMGGDTEFSACSAYKFNSETYQWTKAGDVTAKRMSCHAVASGNKLFVVGGYFGIQRCKTLDCYDPTLDVWNSITTVPYSLIPTAFVSTWKHLSS comes from the coding sequence ATGTCAGTCAGCATACATGAGAACCGCAAATCCAGAGCGAGCACTGGCTCCATGAACATCTACTTGTTCCACAAATCTTCATATGCTGACAATGTTCTTACTCACCTCAACCTTTTACGACAGCAATGCCTTTTCACAGACGTCCTATTGTTGGCGGGAAACAGATCTTTCCCTTGCCATCGTGCCGTTCTTGCTGCTTGCAGTCGCTACTTCGAAGCCATGTTTAGTGGCGGCCTTAAAGAAAGCCAGGCCAATGAGGTGAACTTCCACAGCGCTATCCACCCGGAGGTCCTAGAACTCCTCTTGGATTATGCATATTCGTCCAGAGTCATTATCAATGAGGAAAATGCTGAGTCTCTTTTGGAAGCCGGGGATATGTTAGAGTTTGAGGACATCAGAGATGCTTGTGCCGAGTTCTTGGAGAAGAACCTTTATCCGACCAACTGTTTAGGCATGCTTCTGCTCTCTGATGCCCACCAGTGCACTAAGCTCTATGAACTCTCTTGGCGAATGTGCCTTACCAACTTCCAAACCATCTGCAAAACTGAAGACTTTCTTCAACTGCCCAAAGAAATGGTAATACAGCTCTTATCCAATGAAGAACTGGAAACCGAAGATGAGAGGATGGTGTATGAGTCCGCAATGAACTGGGTCAACTACGATCTAAATAAGCGACACTGTTACCTATCTGAGCTGCTCCAAACGGTGAGATTAGCCCTGCTGCCAGCCATATACCTCATGGAGAATGTGGCCATGGAGGAGCTCATCATTAAACAGAAAAAAAGCAAGGAACTGGTAGAAGAAGCCATTAGGTGCAAATTAAAGATATTACAAAACGATGGAGTGGTGACAAGCATGTGTGCTAAACCACGTAAAACAGGCCATGCCCTGTTTCTCCTGGGAGGACAGACTTTCATGTGCGATAAGCTATACCTCGTCGACCAGAAAGCGAAGGAAATCATACCCAAGGCCGACATCCCCAGTCCCCGTAAAGAATTCAGTGCGTGTGCAATCGGCTGTAAAGTTTATATCACTGGCGGGAGGGGCTCTGAAAATGGTGTTTCCAAGGACGTGTGGGTCTATGATACTCTTCATGAAGAGTGGTCCAAGGCTGCCCCGATGCTTGTTGCACGGTTTGGCCATGGGTCTGCTGAACTGAAACACTGTTTGTATGTAGTAGGGGGACACACAGCAGCAACTGGCTGTCTTCCTGCCTCTCCATCTGTGTCCCTAAAACAAGTGGAACAGTATGACCCAGCATCCAACAAGTGGACCATGATAGCTCCCCTCCGAGAAGGTGTCAGCAATGCAGCCGTTGTCAGTGCAAAGCTTAAATTATTTGCATTTGGAGGGACTAGTGTCAGTCATGATAAGTTGCCCAAGGTTCAATGCTACGATCCTTCTGAAAACAGATGGAGTGTACCAGCCACTTGCCCACAGCCATGGCGCTATACAGCGGCAGCTGTCCTGGGAACCCAGATCTTCATCATGGGAGGAGATACAGAATTTTCAGCCTGCTCTGCCTATAAGTTCAACAGTGAGACATATCAATGGACTAAAGCTGGGGATGTGACTGCCAAGAGAATGAGCTGCCATGCAGTCGCATCTGGCAACAAACTGTTTGTAGTTGGAGGTTACTTTGGAATTCAGAGGTGCAAAACATTGGACTGTTACGACCCAACACTTGATGTGTGGAACAGCATAACGACAGTACCCTATTCCTTAATCCCAACGGCATTTGTCAGCACATGGAAACATCTATCGTCTTAA